From Chlorogloeopsis sp. ULAP01, a single genomic window includes:
- a CDS encoding D-2-hydroxyacid dehydrogenase, translating to MKIILPIELAVDIEPFLPSDITFVRVDSDGNFDDDPSHAEVYLNGFKLKPTTLHKVLAAAPGICWQHTPSSGVNHILTPTFLEHDIILTNGSGVHAIPIAEFVLNFMLYYAKNVHKLQNLQANHHWFNWLELEELYNKTLLIIGAGNIGQEIALRAKAFGMRIWGSRRHPEPLPNFDKIVGVNEWRSLLGEADYVVVATPLTPETKGLIDAEVLQLMNPNAYLINIARGAIIDESALLTALSEGWIAGAGLDTFVTEPLSPESPFWSLPNVFVTPHCSALTPQLRNRIVALFLDNLTRYRHGEPLRNVVDKNAGY from the coding sequence TTGAAAATTATTTTACCCATAGAACTTGCTGTCGATATTGAGCCATTCTTACCTTCAGATATTACATTTGTGCGTGTAGATAGTGATGGTAATTTTGATGACGATCCCAGTCATGCAGAAGTTTACCTCAACGGATTCAAATTAAAACCTACTACTCTGCACAAGGTATTAGCAGCAGCACCTGGAATTTGCTGGCAGCATACACCCAGTTCAGGCGTGAATCATATCCTGACGCCCACTTTTTTAGAACATGACATCATTCTGACGAACGGTTCAGGAGTTCATGCCATTCCCATAGCGGAATTTGTACTGAACTTCATGCTTTATTACGCCAAAAATGTCCATAAGTTGCAAAATTTACAGGCTAACCATCACTGGTTCAATTGGTTAGAGTTAGAAGAATTATACAATAAGACTTTATTAATTATCGGTGCAGGAAATATTGGTCAAGAAATTGCCCTTCGCGCTAAAGCCTTTGGGATGCGAATTTGGGGTAGTCGCCGCCATCCTGAACCATTGCCGAATTTTGACAAAATAGTTGGTGTGAATGAATGGCGATCGCTGCTTGGAGAAGCTGATTATGTAGTAGTTGCCACACCTCTCACACCGGAAACCAAAGGCTTAATAGATGCGGAGGTGCTGCAATTAATGAATCCCAATGCCTACTTAATTAATATTGCTCGCGGTGCAATTATAGATGAATCAGCATTATTAACTGCTCTGAGTGAAGGATGGATTGCAGGTGCGGGTTTAGACACTTTTGTTACTGAGCCACTCTCACCCGAAAGCCCGTTTTGGTCTTTGCCTAATGTATTTGTAACACCCCATTGTTCAGCGCTTACACCACAACTTCGGAACCGGATTGTGGCATTGTTTCTCGATAATCTGACGCGTTATCGTCACGGGGAACCTCTACGCAATGTTGTAGATAAAAATGCAGGCTACTAG
- a CDS encoding ABC transporter substrate-binding protein codes for MILHHTHDGSMGKSFKTQVNNFFPFTLSSFSIYQKNCGGLLVSGLIFLSTACSSTQTVSQAVPNYNTQLTPNTSTLRLGFISTNNAKVPTGPTGWAMQQGKFLPELQKLGITEVKTLSFPNGPNLNEALVAGAIDVGIYGDTPALVAKANGTPTRLISQEQVGMNAWLLAKKNGPRSLAQLKGQKVATSKGSYMHRYLIGLLQKSGIEKDVTVIHLLPAEAQAALERGDVAAIAAATGTGPLLISKGYPVIDEAKQHSDLPGTSVTVATETFLARHPDLPQKWNQIKQAAVKDIKANPEPYYKFHAKATRYPIDVVKASFPVEQFPQEPLPPKGIKLLEGTKQFLVTQKLAKSDFKLNDWIVSPHQK; via the coding sequence ATGATTCTACATCACACACACGACGGTAGTATGGGGAAAAGTTTCAAGACTCAAGTAAATAACTTTTTTCCCTTCACCCTTTCTTCTTTTTCTATTTACCAAAAAAACTGTGGTGGACTACTAGTATCTGGCTTAATATTCTTGAGTACTGCTTGCAGCTCCACTCAAACCGTCTCGCAAGCAGTGCCAAACTACAACACACAACTTACACCAAACACTTCTACCTTACGTTTGGGTTTCATTAGTACCAATAATGCTAAAGTTCCTACAGGCCCTACAGGTTGGGCAATGCAGCAGGGAAAATTTTTACCAGAATTGCAGAAATTGGGGATTACAGAAGTTAAAACACTTTCATTTCCCAATGGCCCCAACTTAAATGAAGCTTTAGTTGCAGGGGCAATTGATGTTGGCATCTACGGTGATACACCTGCATTGGTTGCCAAAGCTAACGGTACTCCCACCCGCTTGATCAGTCAAGAACAAGTGGGGATGAATGCGTGGTTGCTGGCGAAGAAAAACGGGCCGCGTTCATTAGCACAACTCAAAGGGCAAAAGGTAGCGACTTCTAAAGGGTCGTATATGCATCGCTATCTAATCGGATTGTTGCAAAAATCTGGTATTGAAAAAGATGTAACAGTCATACATTTGCTACCAGCTGAAGCACAAGCAGCACTTGAACGAGGTGACGTGGCAGCGATCGCAGCTGCTACAGGTACGGGGCCATTGTTAATATCAAAGGGTTATCCAGTCATTGATGAAGCAAAACAGCATTCTGATTTACCAGGAACTAGTGTAACTGTTGCCACAGAAACTTTTCTTGCCAGACATCCTGATCTACCTCAAAAGTGGAATCAAATTAAACAAGCAGCAGTCAAAGATATCAAAGCTAATCCAGAACCATACTATAAATTCCACGCCAAGGCGACGAGATATCCGATTGATGTGGTGAAGGCATCTTTTCCTGTCGAACAATTTCCACAAGAACCGCTTCCTCCTAAAGGAATAAAATTGCTGGAAGGAACAAAGCAGTTTTTAGTAACCCAGAAATTAGCTAAATCAGATTTTAAATTGAATGATTGGATTGTGTCACCGCACCAAAAGTAA
- a CDS encoding ferredoxin family protein, which yields MIELVSESRCIQCNICVSACPTNVFDKVPDAPPKIARQSDCQTCFMCELYCPVDALYVAPEVEPLAEIDEKSLKEAGLLGSYRRNIGWGRDRTTTAQQDSTYQVLKQMK from the coding sequence ATGATTGAGTTAGTCAGTGAGTCGCGGTGCATTCAATGTAATATCTGCGTCAGTGCTTGTCCGACTAATGTTTTCGACAAAGTACCAGATGCACCACCCAAAATTGCTCGTCAAAGCGACTGTCAAACCTGTTTTATGTGTGAATTGTATTGTCCGGTAGATGCGCTTTATGTCGCCCCGGAAGTTGAACCCCTGGCAGAGATAGACGAAAAGTCACTCAAAGAAGCTGGACTTTTGGGAAGCTACCGCCGAAATATTGGTTGGGGGCGCGATCGCACCACCACAGCCCAACAAGATTCTACTTACCAAGTACTGAAGCAGATGAAGTAG
- a CDS encoding FAD-binding protein produces the protein MSRNQLCSTDSSTTNSDQNLDCDVLVIGGGPAGTWAAWSAASFGAKVVLVDKGYCGTSGCAAASGNGVWYVPPKPEAREAAMASREALGGFLSSRDWMQRVLDQTYANVNLLAEWGYPFPTDEKGKPYRRSLQGPEYMRLMRKQIKRAGVKILDHSPALQLLVDAEGAVAGATGVNRQTSQKWVVRSHAVIIATGGCAFLSKALGCNVLTGDGYLMAAEAGAEMSGMEFSNAYGIAPAFSSVTKTLFYNWATFTYQDGTPIPGAGSQRGRSVIAKTLLMQPVYAILDQATEQMRVQMRLAQPNFFLPFDRAGIDPFTQRFPVTLRLEGTVRGTGGIRITDYTCASSVPGLYAAGDAATRELICGGFTGGGSHNAAWALSSGYWAGHYAAKYAHDLGKQANQRQVEAIGTVGFTSGSQHQLNSQEIIEATQEEVFPYHRNYFRNQQGLTESLQRLDYLWQEIRTSQATDDGNILRVREAAAMVATARWMYSSALERKETRGMHRHLDYPQQDANQQHRLISGGLDKVWVKAEELGTRNKGSGIGKEFALTV, from the coding sequence ATGAGTAGGAACCAGTTGTGTTCAACAGATTCATCTACCACCAATAGTGACCAGAACTTAGATTGTGATGTGTTAGTAATTGGTGGAGGCCCAGCTGGCACTTGGGCGGCTTGGAGTGCTGCATCTTTTGGTGCGAAGGTTGTTTTGGTAGATAAAGGTTATTGCGGTACTAGTGGCTGTGCAGCGGCATCGGGTAACGGAGTGTGGTACGTGCCACCAAAACCGGAAGCAAGGGAAGCAGCAATGGCTTCTCGCGAAGCATTAGGGGGATTTTTGTCCAGCCGTGATTGGATGCAACGAGTGCTGGATCAGACTTATGCGAACGTCAACCTACTAGCAGAGTGGGGTTATCCCTTTCCGACGGATGAGAAAGGTAAACCCTATCGACGCAGTCTGCAAGGTCCAGAATATATGCGCCTGATGCGAAAGCAAATTAAACGGGCAGGGGTGAAGATTTTAGACCATAGTCCGGCTTTGCAACTATTAGTAGATGCAGAGGGTGCAGTTGCAGGGGCGACGGGAGTTAACCGTCAAACTAGTCAAAAGTGGGTTGTGCGATCGCACGCAGTTATCATTGCCACCGGTGGCTGTGCTTTTTTGAGCAAAGCTTTAGGTTGCAATGTCCTAACAGGAGATGGATACCTTATGGCAGCTGAAGCGGGTGCGGAAATGTCGGGGATGGAATTTTCCAATGCTTATGGCATCGCACCTGCCTTTTCTTCTGTTACCAAAACCCTGTTTTATAATTGGGCTACCTTCACTTACCAAGATGGCACACCTATACCAGGTGCAGGTTCCCAAAGAGGGCGTTCTGTTATTGCCAAAACTTTATTAATGCAGCCAGTCTATGCCATCTTAGACCAAGCCACTGAACAAATGCGCGTACAGATGCGTCTAGCCCAGCCCAACTTCTTCTTACCTTTTGATCGCGCAGGCATCGATCCCTTTACTCAACGCTTCCCTGTTACCTTACGTTTAGAAGGAACAGTGCGGGGTACAGGTGGGATTCGGATTACCGATTATACTTGCGCAAGTTCTGTACCGGGACTATATGCTGCTGGAGATGCAGCAACGCGAGAATTAATCTGTGGAGGATTCACCGGGGGCGGTAGTCACAATGCGGCTTGGGCGCTCTCTTCAGGATACTGGGCGGGGCATTATGCTGCTAAATACGCTCATGACTTAGGCAAGCAAGCTAACCAACGGCAAGTAGAGGCGATCGGTACAGTCGGATTTACATCTGGTAGTCAACATCAACTCAATAGCCAAGAGATCATCGAAGCTACTCAAGAAGAAGTTTTCCCTTACCATCGCAATTATTTCCGCAATCAGCAAGGGTTAACAGAATCATTGCAAAGATTAGATTACCTTTGGCAAGAGATTCGTACCAGCCAGGCTACGGATGATGGTAATATTCTCCGTGTCAGGGAAGCTGCTGCAATGGTGGCTACAGCACGATGGATGTACAGCAGCGCCTTAGAACGCAAAGAAACGCGGGGAATGCATAGGCACCTAGACTATCCCCAACAGGATGCCAATCAGCAGCACCGTTTGATTAGTGGTGGCTTGGATAAAGTTTGGGTAAAAGCTGAAGAATTAGGGACAAGGAATAAGGGATCGGGGATAGGGAAAGAATTTGCATTAACAGTCTAG
- a CDS encoding NADP(H)-dependent aldo-keto reductase: MKYNQLGESDLKVSEICLGTMTYGHQNIIEEAHQQLDYAIAQGINFIDTAEMYPVPPRGETQGRTEAYIGEWLKKQQRDRLIIATKIAGPGRPFKWLRGGDIKVDRDNIKQAVDDSLKRLQTDYIDLYQIHWPDRYVPTFGQTEYNPNFERETVSIAEQLEAFADVIKAGKIRYLGLSNETPWGVSEFIRVSQQLGLPRVVSIQNAYNLLNRVFDSALAEVTRYTNVGLLAYSPLGFGFLSGKYTGDNTPENTRITLFPGFGQRYLKPNVSEAVAEYVKVAKKYNLKPAQLAIAFVRSRWFVSSTIIGATTLEQLQENLGSLNVVLDKEILAELDTVHTRYPNPAT; encoded by the coding sequence ATGAAGTACAATCAACTTGGCGAAAGTGACCTTAAAGTTTCAGAAATTTGTCTAGGAACTATGACTTATGGGCATCAAAATATCATTGAAGAAGCCCATCAACAACTAGACTATGCTATTGCTCAAGGGATAAATTTCATTGATACTGCGGAAATGTATCCAGTACCTCCTCGTGGTGAAACCCAAGGAAGAACAGAGGCTTATATTGGAGAATGGCTGAAAAAACAACAACGCGATCGCCTCATTATTGCAACCAAAATAGCAGGGCCGGGTCGTCCTTTTAAATGGCTGCGAGGGGGAGACATTAAAGTTGATCGGGACAATATTAAACAGGCTGTAGATGATAGCCTTAAGCGACTACAAACAGATTACATCGATTTATACCAAATTCATTGGCCAGACCGTTATGTTCCCACATTTGGACAAACTGAATACAATCCTAATTTTGAGCGAGAAACTGTGAGTATTGCTGAACAATTAGAGGCTTTTGCTGATGTAATTAAAGCAGGTAAAATTCGTTATCTAGGTTTGAGTAATGAAACTCCTTGGGGAGTAAGTGAGTTTATTCGTGTCTCTCAACAGCTAGGATTACCTAGAGTTGTTTCGATTCAAAATGCCTATAATTTATTAAATCGCGTGTTTGATTCAGCTTTGGCAGAAGTTACCCGATATACTAATGTTGGTTTGTTAGCTTACAGCCCTTTAGGATTTGGTTTCTTGTCTGGGAAGTATACAGGTGATAATACACCAGAAAATACACGCATAACTTTGTTTCCAGGTTTTGGACAGCGTTATTTGAAACCAAATGTCAGCGAGGCTGTCGCAGAGTACGTGAAAGTTGCTAAAAAATATAATCTTAAGCCTGCACAGTTAGCCATAGCATTTGTACGAAGTCGGTGGTTTGTAAGTAGCACGATTATTGGTGCAACAACATTAGAACAACTGCAAGAAAATTTAGGTAGCCTGAATGTAGTTCTCGACAAGGAAATTTTAGCAGAGTTGGATACCGTTCACACTCGCTATCCAAATCCTGCAACTTAA
- a CDS encoding iron uptake porin, which translates to MKKTFWNLLFTFPVFVMLLLLVASTRTLAQEQATEISPSITQNTPETTPAELFQPSAQSTTESPVTSVSELSDVQPTDWAFVALQSLVERYGCIVGYPDSTYRGNRALTRYEFAAGLNACLDQVNKLIASSTAELATKEDLATLQRLQEEFRPELAQLRGKVESLEARTAQLEANQFSTTTKLVGDAIFVVADTFGDTVNNTAADDTEDDTTTFFAYRARLALQTSFNGKDQLTTGLQASNIPNLATSTGTHMTRFTFDKSGAFADSDLYLDRLYYRFPVGDKLTVWVGPRALQPAVHTPTLNPLVGGINGAVSRFATFNPTVYRPGFDGAGAALAYKFSKQFQLNLSYIGDNFQTNVPEIGFSDANNIAFAQLTISPNNELDFGLSYVRKYFASNTGFNLTGGTGSAFARNPFQQNATASDNFGLQFNWKVTNGFNVAGWFGYTLAHQIRGGDNDATIINGALTFAFPDLFREGNVGGFIVGVPPKAISNDFRPNPGADRREDNDTSLHLEAFYSYRVNNNITITPDLYVILNPEHNSDNDPIWVGALRTTFTF; encoded by the coding sequence ATGAAAAAAACATTTTGGAATTTGTTATTTACTTTCCCAGTCTTTGTAATGCTGCTGTTATTAGTAGCTAGTACGAGAACTCTTGCCCAAGAACAAGCAACAGAAATATCTCCATCAATCACCCAAAATACACCAGAAACAACACCTGCTGAACTATTCCAACCATCAGCACAGTCAACTACTGAATCACCTGTCACGTCAGTATCTGAGCTTTCTGATGTACAACCTACTGATTGGGCTTTTGTTGCACTCCAATCTTTAGTAGAAAGATATGGATGCATAGTAGGTTACCCTGATAGTACTTATCGTGGGAATCGCGCTTTAACCCGCTATGAATTTGCGGCAGGATTAAATGCTTGCTTAGATCAAGTAAATAAATTAATTGCATCCTCGACAGCTGAGTTAGCGACTAAAGAAGACTTAGCTACATTACAGCGATTGCAAGAGGAATTTAGACCAGAATTGGCTCAATTACGGGGAAAAGTAGAATCTTTAGAAGCGCGAACAGCACAACTAGAAGCGAATCAGTTTTCTACGACAACAAAACTAGTTGGTGATGCAATCTTCGTAGTGGCTGATACCTTTGGCGACACAGTAAATAACACTGCTGCTGATGATACAGAAGACGACACTACCACCTTTTTTGCTTACCGTGCCAGGCTCGCTTTACAAACTAGCTTTAATGGTAAAGACCAACTAACAACTGGTTTACAAGCAAGCAACATTCCTAACTTGGCAACATCTACGGGAACTCACATGACCCGTTTTACATTTGATAAATCGGGTGCTTTCGCAGATAGCGATCTGTATCTAGATCGGTTATATTATCGTTTCCCGGTAGGTGACAAACTCACTGTTTGGGTAGGCCCCAGGGCGCTTCAACCTGCTGTTCACACTCCTACCTTGAATCCCTTAGTTGGTGGAATCAACGGTGCTGTCTCTAGATTTGCCACCTTTAACCCTACTGTTTACCGACCTGGCTTTGACGGTGCTGGTGCAGCTTTGGCGTATAAGTTTAGCAAACAATTCCAATTAAACCTGAGTTACATAGGAGATAACTTTCAGACTAATGTACCGGAAATAGGTTTTTCCGATGCGAACAACATTGCATTTGCTCAATTAACTATATCCCCTAATAACGAGCTAGATTTTGGTCTGAGCTATGTCCGCAAATACTTTGCTAGTAATACTGGTTTTAACCTTACTGGTGGTACAGGTAGTGCATTTGCGAGAAACCCTTTTCAACAAAATGCCACTGCATCTGATAACTTTGGACTTCAATTTAACTGGAAAGTTACTAATGGTTTTAACGTAGCTGGCTGGTTTGGTTATACACTCGCCCATCAAATCCGCGGCGGTGATAACGATGCGACTATCATTAACGGTGCGCTTACTTTTGCCTTTCCAGATTTGTTTAGAGAAGGAAATGTAGGTGGATTTATCGTTGGTGTACCGCCTAAAGCTATCAGTAACGACTTTAGACCTAATCCTGGAGCGGATCGCCGAGAAGATAACGATACTTCTTTACACTTAGAGGCTTTTTATAGCTATCGGGTAAATAACAACATTACTATTACCCCAGATTTGTATGTGATTCTCAACCCAGAACACAATAGTGACAACGATCCAATTTGGGTAGGAGCTTTGCGTACTACTTTTACTTTCTAA
- a CDS encoding sulfonate ABC transporter substrate-binding protein — translation MMRQLLKSVISRLTKVRLISLLGQKKFLSIPPLSISGTFVAGLCLSLLFAACTGNNSVENSNVTAANNTSQNQASVVRFGYQKSLILLKAKGVLEKRLKPEGVSVEWIEFPAGPQLLEAMNVGSIDFGHAGESPPIFAQAAGTPLTYVAGIAPSPQGSAILVPKNSPIKTVADLKGKKVAFQKGSSAHYMLVQILEKYGLKYTDIQPIYLPPADARAAFVKGSIDAWTIWDPFYAAAEKSANARVLIDGTGINKQGGYYLATRKFATEQPEIIKAVLEEIQKLEEWSDQNRDEVAGILAPVLGIDLDTMKKASSRRKFGVVPIDENLIAIQQQVADKFYELKLIPKQIDVKEAMLTPQQYAAFSPKI, via the coding sequence ATGATGAGGCAACTTTTAAAAAGTGTAATTTCAAGACTTACAAAAGTAAGATTAATTAGTCTATTAGGTCAAAAGAAATTCTTGTCTATTCCGCCTCTTTCTATCTCTGGTACTTTTGTGGCTGGATTATGCTTGAGCTTATTATTTGCTGCTTGCACGGGTAATAACTCTGTTGAGAATAGCAATGTAACGGCGGCGAATAATACTAGCCAAAATCAAGCATCAGTCGTTAGATTTGGCTATCAAAAATCCCTAATTCTTCTTAAGGCTAAGGGTGTTTTAGAAAAACGGCTTAAACCAGAAGGTGTATCTGTTGAATGGATAGAATTTCCTGCCGGGCCGCAACTTTTAGAAGCAATGAATGTGGGAAGTATTGACTTTGGACATGCAGGAGAATCACCACCTATTTTTGCCCAAGCAGCAGGTACTCCACTTACCTATGTTGCAGGAATCGCACCAAGTCCTCAAGGTTCAGCTATTCTTGTTCCCAAGAACTCTCCTATTAAAACAGTTGCTGATTTGAAAGGAAAAAAAGTTGCTTTCCAGAAAGGTTCTAGCGCCCATTATATGCTAGTACAAATTCTAGAAAAATATGGCTTAAAATATACAGATATTCAACCTATATATTTACCTCCTGCTGATGCCCGTGCTGCATTTGTAAAAGGTAGTATTGATGCTTGGACTATTTGGGATCCCTTTTATGCAGCAGCTGAAAAATCAGCTAATGCTCGTGTTTTAATTGATGGCACAGGGATAAATAAGCAGGGAGGTTATTATTTAGCTACTAGAAAGTTTGCGACTGAGCAACCAGAAATTATTAAGGCAGTACTTGAAGAAATTCAAAAACTAGAAGAATGGTCTGATCAAAATCGAGATGAGGTAGCAGGAATTCTTGCGCCAGTTTTGGGAATTGATTTAGACACTATGAAAAAAGCAAGTTCAAGAAGAAAATTTGGTGTTGTACCTATTGATGAGAATCTGATTGCTATACAACAGCAAGTTGCTGATAAATTTTATGAACTGAAGTTGATACCAAAACAAATTGATGTGAAAGAGGCAATGCTCACACCACAGCAATATGCGGCTTTTTCTCCAAAGATATAG
- a CDS encoding NADPH-dependent oxidoreductase translates to MTNPTELLHRRYGVNSFHTDIPWNDCIDTLLSHRSIRAYLSESLPSGTLETLIAAAQSASTSSNLQTWSVVAVESSNRKEKLSQLANNQAHIRQCPLFLVWLADLARLTHIAESRGLPHQGLDYLEMFLMAAIDAALAAQNAVVAAESLGLGTVYIGALRNRPEAVAQVLNLPPHIFAVFGLCVGYADRTIETAIKPRLPQSAVLHRETYQLSEQDEAIALYNQVMKAFYNSQKMNVPGDWTEHSAKRVAFAESLSGRDRLREALRNLGFELR, encoded by the coding sequence ATGACTAATCCTACTGAGTTACTCCATCGCCGTTATGGTGTAAATTCTTTCCATACAGATATTCCTTGGAATGACTGTATTGATACTCTTTTATCTCATCGTTCAATTCGTGCTTATCTAAGTGAATCTTTACCGTCAGGAACTCTAGAAACTTTAATAGCAGCAGCACAATCCGCTTCTACTTCTTCTAATCTTCAGACGTGGAGTGTTGTGGCGGTGGAAAGTTCCAACCGTAAGGAAAAGTTATCGCAACTAGCTAATAATCAAGCACACATTCGTCAGTGTCCTCTTTTCTTGGTATGGTTGGCTGATTTGGCAAGATTGACGCACATTGCCGAAAGCCGGGGGCTGCCACATCAGGGTTTGGATTACTTAGAAATGTTTTTGATGGCAGCGATAGATGCAGCATTGGCGGCGCAAAATGCGGTGGTAGCAGCAGAATCTCTCGGTTTAGGAACAGTTTATATTGGTGCGTTGCGTAATCGTCCAGAAGCAGTGGCGCAGGTTCTGAATTTACCGCCTCATATTTTTGCAGTTTTCGGGTTGTGCGTGGGTTATGCCGATCGCACAATAGAAACTGCAATTAAACCCCGCTTACCCCAATCAGCAGTATTACACCGGGAAACCTATCAATTAAGCGAACAAGATGAAGCGATCGCACTTTACAATCAAGTCATGAAAGCATTCTATAATTCCCAAAAGATGAATGTCCCTGGTGATTGGACGGAACATTCAGCTAAACGAGTCGCGTTTGCCGAATCTTTATCAGGACGCGATCGCTTACGGGAAGCTTTGAGGAATTTAGGATTTGAACTGCGTTAA
- a CDS encoding ATP-binding cassette domain-containing protein has protein sequence MVSEPRGMHLQLQGLRKSFGTKTVLQDIDLEIQPGEFVAIVGRSGCGKSTMLRLVAGLDAPSAGGVFLDGKHSHQRINPTIRMMFQDARLLPWQRVLSNVELGLLGSNSKIYAKQTALQVLRAVGLEDRAQEWPGILSGGQRQRVALARALASKPSLMLLDEPLGALDALTRIEMQQLLEDLWQEQKFTALLITHDVEEAVVLADRVVLIENGQIGMDVKIDLPRPRPRGDAEFAQTVERILQRVMAKPQSDRSHEYALNSEAA, from the coding sequence ATGGTATCCGAACCACGCGGAATGCACTTGCAATTACAAGGACTGAGGAAGTCTTTTGGAACTAAGACAGTTCTGCAAGACATCGATTTAGAAATTCAGCCAGGGGAATTCGTTGCGATCGTTGGTCGCAGTGGATGCGGTAAAAGTACGATGCTGCGTCTGGTTGCTGGGTTAGATGCTCCAAGTGCAGGTGGCGTGTTTTTGGATGGCAAACATAGCCATCAGCGGATTAATCCGACAATTCGGATGATGTTTCAAGATGCACGACTTTTGCCTTGGCAGCGAGTATTATCCAATGTAGAGTTAGGATTGCTTGGTTCTAATTCCAAGATATATGCCAAGCAAACAGCTTTACAAGTGCTGCGTGCAGTGGGCTTAGAAGACCGTGCTCAGGAATGGCCGGGTATTCTTTCTGGCGGACAACGTCAACGCGTAGCGCTAGCAAGAGCGTTGGCAAGTAAACCTTCATTGATGCTGTTAGATGAGCCTCTAGGAGCGTTGGATGCCCTGACACGGATTGAAATGCAGCAATTGCTAGAAGATTTATGGCAAGAGCAGAAATTTACTGCTTTGTTAATTACCCATGATGTGGAAGAAGCTGTAGTGCTAGCAGACCGAGTGGTATTGATAGAAAACGGTCAAATTGGCATGGATGTAAAAATTGATCTGCCACGTCCGCGTCCGAGAGGAGATGCAGAATTTGCCCAGACAGTCGAGAGAATTTTACAGCGAGTGATGGCTAAACCTCAAAGCGATCGCTCCCATGAGTATGCCCTAAATTCGGAAGCTGCATAA
- a CDS encoding acyl-CoA dehydrogenase family protein: MVQLLVKEESKNWIAIAASLSAELTATAVERDSKAGLPDVEIQKLRETGLLPLVIPQEYGGTGATWAEALKIVQELSKADGSIGQLYGNHLNLTALGHVSGTSKQKERYYRQTAEHNLFWANAINTRDTRLKINPDGEHFRVNGVKSFGTGVAIADLRVFSALQDGVELPWLFVIPKDRAGVVSNQDWDNIGQRRTDSDTFTFHDVLVKKDEILGYPHPPDGAFATFLGIIAQLTKTYVYLGIAEGAITAAKEYTATQTKPWITSGVDSAKKDPYILYHYGELWTELQAAIALSDRTAAQVQQASEKEGNLTAEERGEIAIAVFAAKSFATRVGLDITNKIFEVMGTRSTASKYGFDRYWRDLRTFTLHDPVDYKLHDIGNWVLNQELPLVTQYS; the protein is encoded by the coding sequence ATGGTACAACTATTAGTTAAAGAAGAGTCTAAAAATTGGATTGCGATCGCTGCTTCTCTATCTGCGGAACTTACTGCTACAGCAGTAGAAAGAGATAGTAAAGCCGGGCTTCCAGATGTAGAAATCCAAAAGTTGCGAGAAACTGGCTTGTTGCCTTTGGTAATACCGCAAGAATATGGTGGTACTGGTGCAACTTGGGCAGAAGCTTTAAAAATTGTCCAAGAACTATCAAAAGCAGATGGTTCGATTGGACAGTTGTATGGCAATCACCTAAATTTAACAGCCTTGGGTCATGTTTCCGGCACTAGCAAACAAAAAGAAAGATATTATCGCCAAACTGCCGAACATAACTTATTCTGGGCAAATGCCATCAACACACGCGATACTAGACTGAAAATTAACCCAGATGGCGAGCATTTCCGCGTTAATGGAGTCAAAAGTTTTGGTACGGGTGTTGCAATTGCAGACTTGCGCGTCTTCTCTGCTCTTCAAGATGGTGTAGAACTGCCGTGGTTGTTTGTTATTCCCAAAGATAGGGCTGGTGTCGTTTCTAACCAAGATTGGGATAACATCGGACAGCGACGTACAGATAGCGATACATTTACCTTCCACGATGTTTTGGTGAAAAAAGATGAAATCTTGGGATATCCTCATCCTCCTGATGGTGCTTTTGCTACATTTTTGGGAATCATCGCTCAATTAACCAAAACTTATGTTTATTTGGGTATTGCGGAAGGAGCGATAACTGCTGCCAAAGAATACACCGCAACTCAAACAAAACCGTGGATTACATCGGGTGTAGATAGTGCCAAAAAAGACCCATACATTCTGTATCATTACGGTGAGCTATGGACAGAACTACAAGCTGCCATTGCTTTGAGCGATCGCACTGCTGCCCAAGTCCAACAAGCGTCGGAGAAAGAAGGTAATCTGACAGCTGAGGAAAGGGGAGAAATAGCGATCGCAGTCTTTGCCGCTAAATCTTTTGCTACTCGTGTCGGGTTAGATATCACCAACAAAATTTTTGAAGTCATGGGAACCCGTTCCACAGCTAGTAAATATGGGTTTGACCGTTATTGGCGGGATCTACGCACCTTTACCCTACACGATCCAGTGGATTACAAATTGCACGATATTGGTAATTGGGTACTCAACCAGGAATTACCTCTAGTTACTCAATATTCTTAA